A window from Ictalurus furcatus strain D&B chromosome 16, Billie_1.0, whole genome shotgun sequence encodes these proteins:
- the LOC128620538 gene encoding protocadherin gamma-C5-like, with amino-acid sequence MEMGAITWKSRFSRQVLFCLVWSTIEAQIRYSIPEELKIGSVVGNIAKDLDLGLNEIYDRKLQIASESGKQYFGIDLGKGELIITDRVDREQICATVTRCTLTLEAIIENPLQMYRVEIDIQDVNDNSPFFLNNQIVVNVEEARTPGARFRLETAKDPDIGSNSLQSYILSKNEYFVLSVKNKDGTKIPELVLEKALDREKQSTHNLVLTALDGGTPARSGTTTIIVRVQDYNDNSPVFEKPSYKVKLPENTARETVILTVKAKDADEGVNSELIYSFEPSTPTNIQNLFSVDPENGAITVKDDLDYELVSSFKFEVIASDKGASPLEGLCSVEIEILDVNDNVPEIILKSLPKPVREDAAPGTVVALIGAKDNDSGENGKVKLSIQPGLPFTLKPSISNYYALVTDSNLDQETFPKYTVEIMAEDSGTPPLRSKTQISVEVLDVNDNPPVFLQTSYVIYAKENVNAGNVLCTVSASDPDQGENSKISYSITESRIQGISVSSYFYINSDNGSIFSMHSFDYEKMKVFQIQVQAKDHGSPSLSSNATVHVFIVDQNDNAPAVIYPSALMGSVSHQRMPRSAKAGHLVTKVTAVDADSGHNAWISYRLAEATDASLFTVTLHTGEVRTKRSVSEQDDSSQRLLIEIKDNGEPLQSTTITVDILIEDGFHELIADFRHKHTEPEKKNSKITLYLIISLASVSLLCLVTFLVLLVKCARNSRGSSSCCIRRSDCEYKNPNRNLQIQLNTDGPIKYVEVLGGDMMSQSQSFGSYLSPMSEFSDFTLVKPSSTTDFTNTLSVLDASLPDSTWTFECQQVRKKCGLR; translated from the coding sequence ATGGAAATGGGAGCCATAACATGGAAATCGCGCTTTTCACGGCAAGTGCTGTTCTGCCTTGTCTGGAGTACAATAGAGGCGCAGATTCGCTACTCCATTCCCGAGGAATTGAAAATAGGGTCTGTGGTTGGAAACATCGCAAAAGATCTGGACCTTGGACTTAATGAAATATACGACCGTAAGTTACAGATAGCGAGCGAATCTGGTAAGCAGTATTTCGGTATTGATTTGGGGAAGGGGGAACTAATAATTACAGATAGAGTCGATAGGGAACAGATATGTGCTACAGTCACGAGGTGTACATTAACGCTAGAAGCAATTATAGAAAACCCTTTACAGATGTATCGCGTGGAAATCGACATACAAGACGTGAATGACAACTCGCCGTTTTTTCTTAATAATCAAATCGTTGTTAATGTCGAGGAGGCTAGAACGCCAGGAGCAAGATTCCGTTTGGAGACGGCAAAGGACCCAGATATAGGGTCAAATTCTTTACAGTCGTACATActaagtaaaaatgaatatttcGTTTTAAGTGTGAAAAATAAGGACGGTACTAAAATCCCTGAATTGGTTTTAGAAAAGGCTTTGGATAGAGAGAAGCAGTCCACGCACAACCTCGTGCTGACTGCACTGGATGGTGGGACTCCAGCAAGGTCCGGAACAACCACAATTATTGTTCGGGTGCAAGACTATAATGATAATTCCCCTGTTTTTGAAAAACCCTCATACAAAGTGAAACTACCCGAAAACACCGCAAGAGAGACAGTAATTCTGACAGTTAAAGCTAAAGATGCAGATGAGGGTGTAAATAGCGAgctaatttattcatttgaacCGAGCACGCCAACGAACATTCAGAATTTATTCTCTGTGGATCCAGAAAACGGCGCCATCACGGTTAAAGATGATTTAGATTATGAATTAGTCAGTTCGTTTAAATTTGAGGTGATCGCATCAGACAAAGGGGCTTCGCCTTTAGAAGGTCTCTGCAGTGTAGAAATTGAAATACTGGATGTAAATGACAATGTGCCAGAGATTATTCTGAAATCTCTTCCTAAACCAGTCAGAGAAGACGCAGCCCCTGGTACAGTAGTAGCTCTAATAGGAGCAAAAGACAATGATTCCGGAGAAAATGGCAAAGTCAAACTGAGCATACAGCCCGGTTTACCTTTTACACTAAAACCGTCTATTTCCAACTATTATGCATTAGTCACGGATTCAAATTTAGATCAGGAAACGTTCCCTAAATACACGGTTGAGATTATGGCGGAAGACTCTGGTACTCCGCCGCTTCGGTCTAAAACTCAAATATCTGTTGAAGTATTAGATGTAAATGATAACCCCCCTGTCTTCTTACAGACCTCATATGTGATTTACGCAAAAGAAAACGTTAATGCTGGAAATGTATTATGCACCGTTTCAGCCTCGGATCCAGATCAGGGAGAAAATTCCAAAATTTCATATTCAATTACAGAGTCGCGTATTCAGGGCATTTCGGTCTCctcttatttttatataaattcagaCAACGGGAGCATTTTTAGCATGCACTCGTTTGATTATGAGAAGATGAAAGTGTTTCAAATCCAAGTCCAGGCGAAAGATCACGGGTCTCCGTCTCTGAGCAGCAACGCCACGGTACATGTTTTTATTGTGGACCAGAACGACAACGCCCCCGCTGTCATTTACCCCTCCGCACTCATGGGCTCCGTGTCTCATCAGAGGATGCCCCGTTCCGCTAAAGCAGGACACCTCGTTACTAAAGTCACAGCAGTGGACGCTGACTCGGGCCATAACGCCTGGATTTCCTATCGGCTAGCGGAGGCCACGGACGCGTCTCTGTTCACTGTCACTTTACATACAGGAGAGGTGAGGACTAAGCGCTCTGTTTCAGAGCAGGACGACTCCTCTCAGAGACTGCTCATAGAGATAAAGGACAACGGAGAACCGCTGCAGTCCACCACAATCACTGTGGATATACTGATAGAGGACGGCTTTCATGAACTAATCGCAGACtttagacacaaacacacagaacctgagaaaaaaaatagcaaaatcaCATTATATCTCATCATTTCTCTTGCCTCCGTGTCATTGTTGTGTTTGGTGACATTTTTGGTCTTGTTGGTAAAATGCGCTCGAAACAGCAGAGGCAGCTCGAGTTGCTGTATCAGACGGAGCGATTGTGAATATAAAAACCCCAACAGAAACCTGCAGATCCAGCTCAACACTGACGGACCCATTAAATATGTGGAGGTGCTGGGAGGAGACATGATGTCCCAGAGTCAGTCCTTCGGCTCCTATCTCTCTCCAATGTCCGAATTCAGTGATTTCACCCTCGTTAAGCCCAGCAGCACTACAGACTTTACAAATACTCTGAGCGTGCTCGATGCGTCTTTACCAGACAGCACGTGGACGTTTGAGTGTCAGCAGGTGAGAAAAAAATGCGGTTTGCGttaa